ATAcagacagtttttttttgtaaaagcgCTTCAAACGCAGCAACATCGTTGTATAATCGTTGTACTGAATTCGTATTCAGCGCACACATctccataatatataaatgattatgtataatgtttaatatttgttggtattaggatatattttatatacgtccataaagcgaccaccgtgcacgaggtgctaaaacccgtcatagtggcccacgtaagtgtgtcgcgttccgggatcagtctgtgtatatccagttccaagaGGACGGCTTAATTGGGTCGAttgccgagggataatcgtctctcgtcagccCACATTATTGCACCACACTCCAtctaccatcagatgcagtggggtcatttcTCATTAAAGCAACTGCttgtaagataaaataattttaacaaaaaattaaaccgccttcaaaaaccactcaaaaccaaaaaataatttcatataacaagtatatattggataccaattttggagtcacaGTCACagaaaaattcacgtcgaattgataacctcctccttttttttgaagtcggttaaaaagatagggtgacatcaaaataaataaattattaataaccatACCGACTTGAAATAAAAGATAGTAAATAGCatattagtttatatatttagacAAGTACCTTAAAACACAATTTCGATGCAAAGTACaaagttttactaaaataacaattaaattatttaaaaatacaattttttgtacaattttggGTTTGAGAAATAGTAATaaccaaaacatattttgtttccaCAAAATACCTACTTTTATATAAGTCTAGTTTTCCcttaattcatatttacaagtattattgaaactttaattaatataacgaAAGTTGGCAGGCTTACCTTAAATAAAGCCTTAAACCATATTTATCTACGACATTGTGTTTCATACTTATTTGAAAACAACACATTTTTCTcggtttttttaacctagtctCAATTTTTCGTAAAAAGAATTCATTTATGTCTGTATTACAACTAGCTTGccaatcattaatattatttcttaagcGTTGACTGGTTTTCGTTGGATAATATTTAAACGAACTCCACCTTTGGGGccaataataattctattagGTTCGATATCCAAGATTTTCGGCGTGTTCTTGGACGGTTCCACTCGGACCTTGGACAGCAGCTTCACAAGTCCCACAGAGCCTTGCAGTTTGGCGAAGCGCATACCTGAGAAAAATCAGAGTATTACATTCGAGTGAAATGTAGTCGAAAGCTAAAatttatacagtcttacttataaacttcttttagcgttaagaggtgcttaagaATTGCTGTAATGGCTGTCAAAAGCATCACCGGTTTTCCAGtttaaccttattaagaggcaagatggcgggttttgacttataactgatcgagtaaatttgcgTTTTTACTAAGCATTAcattgcgaaatttttataaataagactgataGAGTTTTTCGTTTAAAGTCATTTTTTTGGATACATATTCTGTCCTGGTAATCGATAAAGCAATAAGTCAGAAAAGAAGGTTCTGCTAGACTATCTTATCATTCtcactgctgtttatcaaacaataaaatgcatttataatttacgtagatTTAAGAAACCTAGATAGGAAGCCGAAAACctagaaaacaaaaattggcTGCCTTTGACATACTGCCCTCTCGATTATCACGGCAGTACCTACTTTTTTGGAACGTCacggttatcaccgggggtaccctgctgaTGGTGTACAAGCGATACCCCGGCCGCCAATACCTATTGGTCAAAGGACGCAAGATGCCTTTCAATTTCGCCGAACAATAAATCGTTTCTTTATTAAATCCGAGTCGGGGATAATGTAGCAAACATCACGTAAATCTAATTAAcattagtttaattaattataaccaagcggaaaaaaatctttgttgtTAGTTTTCGTGTGTggtaccaaaataaaaataactatttttaaccGATGTAATTAATTGACTCTTAGTGAATGACGATAGTATTAAATGCGCGATACacgaaaactttataaaatagctaaagcaaaataaaaaaaaaacataagcaaAATCAATAGGAAAAGTAGCAAACCGATTGAGTCTTGGATATGAGTGAATATGGCAACCATgactacaatatatttattattctataagGCATATTGCCGATCCGCCATACACAagcagaataaaatataattcctatcattataatactatttttttactatattatgagAATATAAGTATAGGTAATGTTGTTTTCTGGTATTAAAAATGTCTAGATTAACTTCTAGAGACCGTAACCTCCATAACGTAATATCATTCCATGAGAGTGCGTTACTAAATGCGcaaacgtattttaaaaaaaaattattttattacctacgTGAAAATaccgatattttataaaaaaaaatatatagaatatatataataggtataataCATAGTATCAAGATTTTGCTAAAAATTCGATTGTTATTTGTAATCGAAAGCGTAAGTCTAAAATGTCTgtcaatcaaaaataaatagatgCACCAAAATAAAGGACCTgcattttgtttactttacgAAATATACTCCTaatgataacaaaataaaatttaaatatgtatatacctataaataaagcTGCCGCGACGTAATGCTATGTTCGAGCTATGTGTTGGAATCCGAACGCAAAGATCTTGACTTCCACACTAATACACTCGTTTTTACACAAATCACgacacttattataataaattaataataaacggtTGAAATGttgaaaacattatatttttattacttacgcATTAATAATTAGGAGCTTTattagtcaaatattttttaaatatcgtttaTTGTTAAGGAGGCTTGTATTTTGGTATTCTACGGGTTATAATTAAtccgtaattaaaaatattttagacaatGGTCTATTtaggtttaatataatttaaatttatgggACATTTGGCTGCTCACAAGTAAAGAGAGGAATAGAGTGTGATAAAGTGTTTACATATGATATGATGAATACATTCTTACCAATGCAGTTTCTTGGTCCAGTACCAAATGGTATATAAGCACAAGGATGTCTTTGACCTGAGTTTTCTGGAGAAAATCTCTCGGGATCGAATATATGCGGATtaggataatatttttcatcGTGGTGGATCCCTATGGGTGATACTATAACGGTCGTTCCTTTTTCAATTGTAACATCTGTACCAGGTATCTTATAGTCTACTTTAGCAATCCGTTTCAGTGGTTCAACAATAGGGTACATTCTAAGAGTTTCATTAAGTACTTTATCCAAATACCGCATACTTTGAATTGTGTCGTAATTTACCACACCATTGTTATCCTCCAGACTCTGATCTATTTCCGCTAATAGTTTATCTTGTATATCGGGATTCATTGCTAACTGGTACAAGAGGAAAGAGACCGTTGTGGCAGTCGTTTCGTATCCTCCTACATAGAAGATAAACGCTTGAGCCGCTATGATATCATCAGAAAGCTCTAAGATCAGTTTCTGAGTTTCGTCATGACGTTTTGTTGTCTCGATTCTGCCTTGCTGTCTCAATTCTAATATTAAATCCATGAAATCGTTTCGTTTCGTAGGTAGTCCGCCTCTTTGAGAGATTACACTTTTCACAAGATcgtagaaaaaatcttttattttgacAGAGAAGATTGAGGAGTTAAACCATTTTAAAATACCTGGAAACATCATATCCAACTCCGATGCGTAGCTTGGGGTCAAAACCAATTTATCCATTTCATGGAAAGTCTCAAGTTTGTCATGAAGCGTGTCGATATCAACACCGAAAGCGCAGGCGGAAATAGTGCCCATAGTGTACATTTGAAAAAGACTGTGAATTTCCTGTTCCGGATTGTCATTGCATAAATGATACACGTAGTCCCTAAACTTATCCGCACGTTCAGTGATAAGATGTAGCATATTCTTCAGTTTACCTGACGTAAACAATGGCGTGAAACGATTTCTCAAAGATCTCCAAGTATCAGCATCAGCATGAAACAAATTAGCGCCCAAACCTTCTTTACTGAATTCAATTCCGCGCTCAATGAACACGTCGAAATCTTTGatcataatatgtttaataatatctagATCGCGGAGTAATAGGCACGGTGTAGTCATTTGGTACACACCAACAACCTTCTCGTTAGGGAACTGTTTATAAAATTCTTGGAAAACGACACCAATGTTCTTTCTTCTGAGGGTTGATTCTTTCAAATTTCCGAAAAATGCCACTGGCTCCGGACCGACGACATTTTTTGATTTCCAGTAGTTGAAGGTTCTTGTAAAGTAAGCATACAAAGCTAGTGCTGTAGTCAATACTACCCCGACCGCCAAATATAACAGTACCATTTTGTAAAACGTGCAAGTCTCACTAATTGGGTACCGTACTGACTTACCAAAATTCTACGAGTGCATTTATATAGTcatggattatttttatataatattatctcgtGCCTTTAGCAGAACACACTGACAACCAAGGACGGATCTAGCTTTCAAGTGAGGGGGGTCATATAGTCGAGGTTTAGTCAGGACAGACTTAAAACCGaatacaataatacaaaagaaatagtatattatttctaaacgataaattaattttaatcaaataatgaaatccaTTTTCGTCTGAATATAAATCACATTACTGCATATAGGAGTTTCATGCGTGTCACGcgcgtattatttttgtatattacatttatttttgtagatataTCAAGGAGGCACATGATAAAATGATCAGTAGTTACCTAAACTCAGCACAGAGGGGTGGGGGGTCATAACCCTAATTACCCCCCCTTCATCCGCCTTTGCTTAGGTCTTTTCCCGTATTTACTACAAAACGTGACATGCAACGTGTGCGTGGCGCATACATCAAATAATGTTACTGAAATATGAGATGAAGTTGTCATATGCGAAATTTTAAGTTATTCTGCTGAATGTAGGTGATATTAAACGCATTCTGTACTGATATCAATAGCATATTTAGTATAAGTCATATACGTATTTGAAAGAAGTTTAAGCCGATTACGGTATTTGTGGATGTTGTggaagtgtttatttatttatttaaataaggttctccaacagtacgcacatttcttgtttataacataaaagtactaaagtcacattctgatgtgtgtaCCAATTTTAGGGgtacacaacactcacaaaATAGTACGCaatgttcatattttacaaaaaaagataaattgaaactaaaatctaccaactaataattacaaacataacTATGATGTAGatccttttataaatttgtactaAGTGTTATTTCAGAAGTGTGATACAATGCGAATGCTAGCATATCTTAGAACCCAGGTTTTCGCTAGTCCATACCGCTGTGCGAACTGATCAACCATATCTGACGTAGGCTTGATTGTCAATTTTTATTGTGATACTTAACAGCCGTGACAACCATATCTGTTCAGTAATAAACGCACTGCCAGCATTAATATTCGAACATAAgataatttaacttaaattcataaataccactttaataattatctgtcaattacatttacatttagttatttaaaactctattatattgtattttactatgtttaatttcttttctgtacACTTGGTTACTTTAAGTCTCCCGTAAAGGCTATTTTTATAAGACGTGGTCCAAGGTCAGCTAATTTCATCTCTCAtaacttgaataaaaaaaagagattagtacgtcacattttatttaactatatatttCGCGTCAGGACTAAAGTGTCGACACGCTATGATGGCCGTTTCAACACATTACGTCGATTTATGTGtaattatcgataaaaaatacatataatcaAACGCAAGTCgcatttataagtttataatttaaaaagaaaatatttgcgGGTAAAACAAATTCCGAGTTGTGTCATTATGCATTCCATATTTGCAATTAAACATTCCATAATTATTGTGTTGCACCTCGCTATTGGTAATAATGAATAGCAATTAGCTCCTTCAACGTAGATATGACTTAATATGAAACTCGATAAGCAAACAAACGTCAAAACGGCCATCATAGTGTGCCGGTACTATAGTTGTACTAACCTTGCAATAGAAAATAACGACAATGTCAGACTTGTTTCATTGTATTTTGTACTAATAATGTTTCTGGGCATAAACCACTACAGTTAGAGTGTAGTATAAAATGTACAAGTACCATCTGATAAGAACGATGTagttgaaataatattgtatcaacCTGCTTTACTAAACGTTCACTGAGTGCGACCAAAACGTAGAAAAATTATGCTTGATTATTCGCTACATATGCGTTTACTAATCAAATGGTACAAATTAATAACCCAAGTAGTTGAAGGTTaagtgaaatatataaaattgtttattgtagaTTCATTTGTAAaactagaatataataatatttaattgaagaGTTAGAGTAAAGAAGGAATTTCCTATCATTGATATATCACATGTTTAAGAGATATTGTACTTAGCGTAGGTAACTACTGAGCATTAAAAGATTTTGCATAATTTGATGTCTGAGAACGTCGAGAGCAGTGTAGAATTCTGT
This genomic stretch from Manduca sexta isolate Smith_Timp_Sample1 chromosome 8, JHU_Msex_v1.0, whole genome shotgun sequence harbors:
- the LOC115440070 gene encoding cytochrome P450 6B2 encodes the protein MVLLYLAVGVVLTTALALYAYFTRTFNYWKSKNVVGPEPVAFFGNLKESTLRRKNIGVVFQEFYKQFPNEKVVGVYQMTTPCLLLRDLDIIKHIMIKDFDVFIERGIEFSKEGLGANLFHADADTWRSLRNRFTPLFTSGKLKNMLHLITERADKFRDYVYHLCNDNPEQEIHSLFQMYTMGTISACAFGVDIDTLHDKLETFHEMDKLVLTPSYASELDMMFPGILKWFNSSIFSVKIKDFFYDLVKSVISQRGGLPTKRNDFMDLILELRQQGRIETTKRHDETQKLILELSDDIIAAQAFIFYVGGYETTATTVSFLLYQLAMNPDIQDKLLAEIDQSLEDNNGVVNYDTIQSMRYLDKVLNETLRMYPIVEPLKRIAKVDYKIPGTDVTIEKGTTVIVSPIGIHHDEKYYPNPHIFDPERFSPENSGQRHPCAYIPFGTGPRNCIGMRFAKLQGSVGLVKLLSKVRVEPSKNTPKILDIEPNRIIIGPKGGVRLNIIQRKPVNA